From Apium graveolens cultivar Ventura chromosome 9, ASM990537v1, whole genome shotgun sequence, the proteins below share one genomic window:
- the LOC141682526 gene encoding agamous-like MADS-box protein AGL62 yields MAKKPSIGRQKIKIAKIERKNHLQVTFSKRRSGLFKKASELCTLCGVEIAIVVFSPAGKVFSFGHPNVEGIIDRFFSRNPPPSNSSTLHLVEAHRSVTVCELNFHLTQIFNELEGERKRGEALDDMRQASQSQFWWESPVEKMGLDELQQLKDCMEALKKNVNNQANSILIENANSNLPLFGSNGHRAFDQFEAKPNQIDPASHVPGYGYGNGYFDLSNFAA; encoded by the coding sequence ATGGCCAAAAAGCCCAGCATTGGTCGCCAAAAGATCAAGATTGCGAAAATAGAGCGTAAGAATCACCTGCAAGTTACCTTCTCAAAACGTCGATCAGGCCTTTTTAAGAAGGCGAGTGAGCTCTGTACACTTTGTGGAGTTGAGATTGCCATTGTAGTCTTTTCTCCAGCTGGAAAAGTGTTCTCCTTTGGACATCCTAATGTCGAAGGCATAATTGATCGATTTTTTAGCAGAAATCCTCCACCTTCAAACTCAAGCACCCTCCATCTCGTTGAAGCTCATCGTAGTGTGACTGTTTGTGAGCTGAACTTTCATCTCACACAGATTTTCAATGAATTAGAGGGTGAGAGGAAAAGAGGAGAGGCACTTGATGACATGAGACAAGCTAGCCAGAGCCAGTTTTGGTGGGAATCTCCAGTTGAAAAGATGGGGCTTGATGAGTTGCAACAATTGAAGGACTGCATGGAAGCGTTGAAGAAAAATGTGAACAATCAAGCTAATAGTATCTTGATTGAGAATGCAAATTCTAATTTGCCGCTTTTTGGTTCTAATGGACACAGGGCCTTTGATCAGTTTGAAGCTAAGCCTAATCAGATTGATCCTGCTTCTCATGTCCCTGGTTACGGATATGGTAATGGCTATTTTGATCTGAGCAACTTTGCTGCGTAA